The genomic interval ATTATCACCGCCATTGCCGAGATTGTCAGTTGTTATCTTGGCTATCTAATGCTCAAACAGCATAAACCGCTTTGGCTCATTGTACCTATGACTATCACGCTCGCCCTGTTCGTATGGCTACTGACCCTTCATCCCACAGCGACAGGGCGAGTATATGCCGCATATGGTGGCATATATATCGCGACGGCTTTGGTATGGCTAAAATTTGTCGATGGCGTTTCTCTGACGCACTGGGACAGCATTGGCGGTTTGGTGATACTGTTGGGCGCAACTATCATTATCCTTCAGCCCAAAAGTCTGTTATAAATGTCTCCAATCAACAAATTTGCTAATTTTAGTGCACTAATGTAAACTCAAATTAAATTACTAAATCAAAGAGATCCCACATGGATATCAACCAAACGCCATTAGATCCCAGCCAATTTGGCTCAAATGTGCCCCGTCGCGATGACCCAAACATCGCCAAGCTCGCCGCAAAATACTTAAAAATGCGCGGTTGGCAACTTGTGGGCGAGATGCCCAATGTCAAACAGCTGGTGATGCTCGCCGTCCCGCACACCTCAAACGAAGACGGTTGGAACGCGGTGATGGGTATTTTAACGCTTGGCATTGATGTCAAACTCATGGGCAAAAAAGAGTTGTTTCGTATTCCAGTTATCGGTCCTTTTTTAAAGTGGGGCGGTATGATCTCAATTGACCGTCAGAAAAAAGGCTCGACTTTGCAGGCGACTTTGGAGCAGTTTAACCAACAAGATCAGCTTTGGTTGGCATTGGCACCCGAAGGGACACGAAGTTATACCGATAAGTGGAAAACAGGCTTTTATCATATTGCCGTAGGCGCAGGCGTACCAATTTTACCGATTGCAATGGACTATAAAACCAAGCAAATCCGCTTTATGCCTTTGTTTTACCCAACGGGCGACTATGATGCCGATTTACCGAAAATTTTAGAACGCTATCGCGGCGTTTTGGGTAAGCATTTTGATAAAATGTCACAGCCGTTGCAAGATTTGCATGGCTAATTGTCTTAGCTACCCATGAATCTGTGATGCTGTTGCTACGGTGAGCTAATTTTAGTTAAGGTAGCTTGATGTCAAGGGCTTAACAAGTCTGCTGTCACATTCATCCCATTTATCATTAGCGGGCTGATAGGGTAAAAAAAGGGTAAAAATGCGGTATGAAAGTCCTTTTGCTAGCGATACGGTCAACAAAAGGGTATAAATATAAAGACCTTTTTGCTATCGCCGCTATTTGCCGGCAAAAAAACCTAAACCTGACGATGCCATAGGTTTTACAAACTATTTCTGCTATGATAGATACAATTTTGAGACGATTTTTTAGTCGTTATTAGACCTTAATTGGACATATCAGATAGGAAATTTTATGAGCAATAATACAGTTCCCGTACTGGCAGCAGTTGTGTTAGGTGCTTTGGCATTATCACCCGTTTTTATCAAAAGTTTTGGCAATGACCCCCAAGTAGCCGCCATCGGTAGCCGTCAGTTGGCGGGTAATTCAGCCGCTATCAATGCCCAAAGCAGTGAAGTGGCAAAGGTAGGTTATAGCCTAGGTTATATGATGGGTCAAAACGTCAAAAAAGACGCCAAAGACCTCAATCCTGCTGATATCAATCAAGGTATCAATGACGGTTTTAATGGTAAAGAATCGACCATGACCCGTGAAGAAATGATTAAAGCGGTACAAACCTATGAGCAAAACCAAATCCAAAAACGCCTACAAGACAACCAAGCCAAAGGCGAGGCTTTCCTAGCGCAAAACGCTAAAAAAGCAGGGGTCAAAACGACCGCGTCTGGCTTGCAGTATGAAGTGCTTAAAGAAGGTACCGGCGCGCAGCCAAAAGCCACAGATATCGTAGCGGTACAATATGAAGGTAAATTGTTAGACGGTAAAGTGTTTGATAGCACCGCACAGCATGGCGGTCAGCCTGCGGTATTCCCGCTTAACCAAGTTATCCCAGGTTGGACTGAAGGCTTACAGTTAATGAAAGAAGGCGGCAAATATCGCTTCTATATTCCATCAAAACTCGCTTACGGTGAGCAAGGCGCGCCCCAAGGTGGGATTGAGCCAAATAGTGTGCTCATCTTTGATGTTGATTTGCTAAAAGTCAATCCACCGGCTGATGCTGCACAGCCTGCCGCAGCGGATATTCAAGCCCAATTACAACAACAAATTGAATCCATGCAGTCAGCTTCTCAACCTGCCCAATAGGTTGGGTTGGCGTCAGATAGGTGATCTCAATCAGCTGGGCAAGCGCAACTATCGAATTCGCTTGCCCTACGCATCGGCATTATGGCAAAGGAACATCCCAATGATTTTAGGATATAAAAAAGTAAGTTTAGTGACTGGCATCGCTACTGGTATGCTATTAGCGGTTACGTCAATCAGCGCAAATGCCGCCCCCGCCAGCACTGGCACAAACAAAGTTGCGTCCTCTGTTTATGTACCAAAATCAACAGTAACGGCAACCAGCCCAGCATTGGCACAAGTCGGCTATAGCTTTGGCTATCTGATGGGTGAGAGCAACAAAGACAGTATTGATGACTTAAATCTTGATGCGTTTTTTCAGGGATTTCGAGATGCATACTCAGCGCAGTCGCCCAATCTTGACAAAAAACAAATGCAAAAAGTATTGCTGGACTATCAAAAAAACAAAGAAATCGCCTATGCCAAAGAAGTACAAGCATTAGCAGCTAGCAATGCGGCAGAAGGTAAACAGTTCTTGCTGCAAAACGGCAAAAAATCAGGCGTGAAGACTACCGCGTCGGGTCTGCAATACCAAGTGCTAACACAAGGGAGAGGCAAATCGCCTAAAGCAACGGACAAGGTCAAAGTCCACTACGAAGGTCGCTTGATTGACGGTACGATTTTCGACAGCTCTTATAAACGTGGCGAACCTGTGACTTTCCCACTTAATCAAGTGATTAAAGGTTGGACAGAAGGGCTACAGTTGATGAAGGAAGGGGGTAAATACCGTCTGTTTGTCCCCGCTAATTTGGGGTATGGCGAAGCAGGTAATGCCGATATCGAACCCAATAGCGTGTTGATTTTTGATATTGAGCTGTTACAAGTCAACCCACCTGTGACCCAACCCGTTAAACTTTAAGTTTTCTCCTATCTTAAAGTTTTGTCCCGTTTGGCTATAAAAAAACGCTCATATTCCTATTGAGCGTTTTTTTGTAATGGCTAGAATGGCGATACCTTTAAAGCACCTTTTTTAATACTTTAGAGTTGCGGGTATTGTCATAAAAGGCATAGCGGTCAGCCGGTAGCGATTCAGCAGGGACTTCCATAAACCCATGCTCGACAAACCAATGCGCGGTGCGAGTAGTCAATACATACAGTTCATGAAGGCCGCGGCTACGCGCTTGTTGCTCTAAGAATGCTATCAAATCTGCGCCACGGCTACCATTGCGATAATCGGGATGGACAGCCACACAAGCCACTTCCGCGGCTTGGTTATTGAGTGGGTATAAAGCCGCGCAGCCTAATACCATGCCATCACGCTCAATCACGCTAAAGTTTTCGATATCGCTCTCTAAACGCTCACGCGAACGACGGACCAAAATACCTTGTTCTTCGAGTGGCTCTAGCAGTTCAATCAAACCTACCACATCGTCGATATCGGCACGGCGAATTTCTTCATACGGGTCATGGGAAATTAGCGTTCCTGAACCATCACGGGTAAATAACTCTTCAAGCAATGCGCCATCTTTGGCATAGGATATAATATGGGTACGGTGGATACCATATTGACAAGCATCGCTGGCTGCCCGTAAGAAACGCGCGATTTCTGAGCTTTCAGGAACATCTCGTAAGAAGCGTGTCACTTCATGCGGAATCATTTCTTTAAGCAGGTGAGTGCCATCTTTATAGATACCTGTTTGCTCACCCAAGAAAATTAATTTATCCGCTTTTAGGCTAATGGCGGCTTGTAGCGCCACATCTTCAGCCAGCAGGTTAAATACTTCGCCGGTCGCAGAATAGCCCATACTACCCAAAATCACCACATGATCATGGATTAAATTGTTGTGGATGGCTTCGGCATCAATCGCGCGCACTTCCCCAGTAAATTGATAATCGATGCCATGACGGATACCGTAAGGGCGGGCGGTGACGAAGTTGCCTGAGATGGCATCAATACGAGAGCCATACATCGGCGAGTTGGCAAGTCCCATCGATAGCTGCGCTTCAATTTGCAGGCGAATTGAGCCAACGGCTTTTAGGATGTACGGCATGGCTTCTTTTGTGGTAATGCGCACATCATCTACCATCGGTGTTTCGATATGGTTCTCGGCAAGATTGGCATCAATTTGCGGACGCGCACCGTGGACGAGTACGAGCTTAATACCAAGACTATGCAGCAGCGCAAAATCATGAATCAAATGGCTAAAGTTGTCGTGATTGACCGCTTCGCCATTGAACATAATGACAAAGGTCTTGCCACGATGGGTGTTGATATAGGGCGCAAAGTTACGAAACCATAATACATAAGGCGGGGTAACATACGCAGGGGTAGCAGCGGCATTTTGTTGGGCAGTATTGGGTAAATCAATCATAGCGTGATAGGCAAGTATAGGGTTATTATCAGTCATCGTTTCGCCATCGGCAAGCGGTGCATTGCCATGGGTAAAACTTGCTGAAGTATCGGTTGAAGTTGGCATGATAACTGTAGACATGATAAAAAAGTAGACGTACAAACAGCATACGATAAAGTTTTTGTCTCTTTTAATTAAACTTACATGCAATTAAACATACATGTAAGTTTAACAGCGTGATTGCGACGCATCGCTAAGAGACTAATGATAAGGCTATCAATAAACCTTACAAAATACAATAGCTAATCTTACTGATTTTGGCTGCGCTGTTTGTATTTAGTAAATTCATCCCGCAACTTTCAACTTGCTAGTGAGTTAAATTGTAAAGTTTGTTATGCTAATCTATAGTCGAGCCTTAACCTATTTGACCACCCAATCAGCGGTATATGCCAACCTACCGAAAAAAGAGAATATGCTAGCACCGGCTGACACAACAATTTTGAACATTTGAAAATCATGATTTAATGGAGAATATTCATGCAAAAGCTTTCAGTATTCGCGCTAATGACCGCCTCACTTGGGGCATCAGCCACCGCAACGGCTGTGCTACCAACGGTGGCATTAGAGCCTGTTGATAATAGTCAAGCTGCACCTATCTCAGCGCCCGTTGCTGGTCAAGTTCAAACCCGCATTTTAGCCTCTGTGGTTGGTCAGGATCCACAAGGTCAAGAGGTGTTAAGCCCCGTCAATGCACAAACGCGCCTTGCATCAGGCAACGTCGTAGAATATCGCGGCTACTTAACCAATAACAGCCCTGACCGTATCCGCAACATGAAAGTGACCATGAACATCCCAGCCAATATGGAATTAGTGAGCACGAGCGATGTGGAGCCAACCCGCGCGTTTGGTAGTATGGACGGTGCCAATTTTCAATATATGCCACTAAAGACCAACATGAATGGCGTGCTACAGAACCTACCGATGGCTTACTATAAAGCCATACAGTGGGATGTAGCAGGTTTGGGTCTTAATGAAGTAGCGATGGTGAAATATCGTTTAAAAGTAAAATAATAAGCACTCAATGCCTAGAAGCAATGCCTAGAAGGGCTCAACGCATAAAACCGCTCGAAGCATAGCACCGCTCAATGATTGAGCGGTTTTTTTATTGACAATTTTTGAAACTTGCCGATTTTTTGCTCGATATCGCTGAGCTTTGCTAAGGTTGCAATTTCCCCGGCTTTTATCGTCGCTTCTCTGGCTACGGTATTGGTCGTGCCAATATCACCAACGGCTGGGCGTATCACCACGTCCGCCCATTTGATTTCAGCAGCGTTTGCTTGATTGGGGATGACGGCAAATGTCTTATCCAATAGCGCCCAGAAATCTTGTGGATGACTGTTTTTTGGCGGGCTTGAGACATCTACCGCGATGATAACGTCTGCGCCCATTTGTTTGGCAGTTTGCACAGGCACAAGGCTTGTCAGACCGCCATCGCCATAGCGTTTATTGTTGATACGTGGTGGTACAAAAACGCCATACACGCTACTGGATGCACGCACCGCAAGACCGGTATTACCTTTATCAAAGACGGCTTTTTGCTTGGTGGTTAAATCGGTGGCGACACTGGCAAAACGGATGGGGAGTTTTTCAATCGGTCGATTATCGACTTGGGTATTTACCCAGTTTTGTAATTTGATACCTTCGATAAAGCCTTGTTTGCTCCAGCTATAATCGAGTAATTCATTATTGCTAACATGGGTCGCGATGTCTTCAAGTTCGCTAGCGGACTTGCCACTGGCGTATAAACTACCGACTAGACTGCCGCTACTGGTACCGACTATTAAGTCGGGGGTGATGCCATTTTTTTCCAGTACCTTGATGACGCCGACATGCGCAAAACCTTTGGCACCGCCACCGCCTAATACAAGGGCGATTTTGGGTTTTGCTGATGGTTGAACGGGTGGTTTTATAGGTTGGATGGGTATCACTGGCGTTTTGGTGCAGGCGGTGACCGTAAAACAAATGCTAGTAGTTATCAGGGCAAAAAAAGAAAGCGGTTTCATAGCAAGCCTAATCAATCAAAACAGCAATATTATTAAATGATAAATTTGTTGAGTTCATCGGTTATAAAGCGTAAATTGTGTCGCTATGTATTCTAACTTAATTTGGTGTTTTTTCATGCTATTTTTATTATAGGCAGATAAGCTAACTTTATAATATGACGCTAAAACCTGACATCTTTAATCTTCCTGTCACCGCACTTGCCGGCGTGGGTAGTAAAATCGCTGAACAGCTTGACCAACTTGGTATTGAGCGCGTGTTTGATTTGTTGTTACATTTGCCGCGTGATTATGAGGATCGCAGCCGACTGGTCAACATGTGTGATGTCGTCGATGGACAATCGGCATTGCTACAAGGAACCGTTGTCCGCGTCGAAAACAAAAAGATGGGCCTGAGCGTGACATTGCAAGATAAGACAGCGCAAACAACATTACGCTTTTTCAAAGTCTATCGTGGACTGACCGAAACCATGGCAGTGGGCAATACCTTGCGTGTGTTTGGCGAAATCAGTATCAGTAAGTATGGCACCCAAATCAGCCACCCTGAATATGAAATTATTACTGGACATCAACCCCTGACCAATACAGGGCTGATACCTATTTATCCAACGGTCAAGTACCTACATCAAAATAAACTGCGTAGCTTGATTCGACTTGCGCTGCAAACGGTTAAACAAGCCAATCCTGTGATGGCTACTATGAGTGATGCTGAGTGGCAAATCGTACAAAGTGCGCTGAGCAAGCAGTTTCCGTTACTGGCAGGTAGCCACAATCCATTTGGCGAATTTAGCTTGCTAGAAGCCATTAGCTTTATCCATCAGCCACCGATTTATACCGATTTGAACAAGCAAATGTTGGTATTAGCGGCGTTAAAAAATCGCAGCCATCCGACCTGTCAGCGGCTCATTATCGAAGAAATGCTCGCGCACCAGCTGAGTCTACTGTACCGCAAGCAACAACTTTATCAGCATAAAGCACCGCGATGTGATGCCACAAGCGCGCTTGCCAATCGGCTGTTAGCCAATTTACCTTTTACCCCTACCCATGCCCAAAATCGGGTAGTAGCGGAAATCGTCAAAGATTTGTCAACGTCAGTGCCCATGCTGCGACTCGTGCAAGGCGATGTTGGCGCAGGCAAAACCTTGGTAGCAGCTTTGGCGGCGTGCTATGCGCTTGATAGCGGCTGGCAAGTGGCAGTGATGGCACCGACAGAGATTTTGGCGGAGCAACATCTTAATAACTTTAAAAGCTGGTTTAAACCGCTTGGCATCGGTGTGGGTTGGCTGGTGGGCAAGCAAACAGCCAAAGCGCGTGAAAAAGCCTTGCAACAAGTACAAGACAACGAGGTACAAATCGTGGTCGGTACGCATGCGCTATTTCAAGAACATGTCAATTTTGCCAAGTTGGGCTTGGTGATTATCGATGAGCAGCACCGTTTTGGGGTGGAGCAGCGAATGGCGCTAGTAGATAAAGGCTTGGCGCATACCACACCGCATCAGCTGATTATGACAGCCACACCCATACCGCGTACCCTTGCCATGAGTGCATTTGGTGATATGGATACGTCCATCATTGATGAGCTGCCGCCCAACCGCACCCCCATCACCACCGTCACCATAAGCCGTGACCGACGTGATGAAGTGATTGAACGTATCGCTGCCAACTGCGAGCAAGGCAAACAAGCTTACTGGGTGTGCCCACTGGTCGAAGAGTCAACCATGCTTGATGCGCAAGCCGCTGAAGCGACTTATGCCGATTTGAATGACAGGCTCAATCTGAACATTGGTTTGGTGCATGGCAAAATGAAGCCCAATGACAAACAAGCGGTCATGGCGGATTTTAAAGCGGGTAAAACCGCTTTGCTGGTGGCTACCACCGTGATTGAAGTCGGGGTCGATGTGCCCAATGCCTCGCTGATGGTGATTGAAAATGCTGAGCGATTAGGGTTATCGCAATTGCACCAGCTACGCGGACGCGTGGGACGTGGCACCCAAAAAAGCTTTTGCGTATTGCTTTATCAAACGCCATTGTCAGAAACGGGTATCGAGCGGCTCAATGTGCTGCGAGATAGCAATGATGGCTTTGTGATTGCGCAAAAAGATTTGGAACTGCGCGGTGCAGGCGAGCTTTTGGGTAAACGGCAGACGGGATTTGATAGCTACTATGTCAGTGACCTAGCGAGGGATGAAAGCTTGCTAATCGTGGCGCAAGCGATTGCTAAGTACCTAATTGCTGATGAAAATCGCAAATCACAAGTGCAGCAATATATCAGCCATTGGACACCCGATGCCATTAAATACATTAACGCGTAATAGCGCGTAGTAGGCGCTTAAATTCTGATAGAGCGTTATTTTTACAGATAAAGCGCCTATTCACACCTGCAATTTTTTGTTATGTTATACCCTATGTACTTATTGATTAATTAACACTGACTTAACTATCGTAACTATTGGTTTTAATTAATTTTTTATCCATTGCGCAATATTACTGTTATTTATTAATATAGAATTATCAATATGAAGGATACCTGTTATGCCACAAACTAAATACGATTTACCTATCGCAGACCAAGCCACTGCTGATGAAATCATCAAAAAAACCGAAGACATCAAAGGGGTCAAATTTGTCAACATTAACCCTAATGGTACCATCGTTGTGACCCATGGTGACGACTTTGATGAAGCTGCATTTAAAGCGGCTGCAGGTATTTAGCTACTAGTATTGATAAGCGACTAGGTATTATGCCTAGTTTTATTGCCTGTATGTTTTATGACATAGATTTTTGACTGCGCAAAAGCTGACTTCGGTCAGCTTTTTTATCTGACCTTGCCGTAAAACCACCGACTTTAGGCGGTGGATATAAGGCAACTCATACACTATAACGCTTGCATAAATTTTGCTAAAATAATTTGCATGAAAACACTCAAGTTACGCATACGAGACAAACACATAAACCAATTAAATCGCCTAAGCGGTTCGGTTAATTTCGTATGGAACTATGTCAATGCGTTAAGCTACGAGCATCTTAAGCGTACTGGCAAATTCTTTAGTGCTTATGACCTAAACGAATACACCAAAGGTAGCGGTGAACTGCTAGGCTTACACAGTCAGACTATTCAGGCAATCAATGAAACCCATGCCAAAGCTAGAAAACAATTCAAAAAAGCTAAGTTATCATGGCGAACCAACAACCCAAGCTCTAAGCGTAAAAGCTTGGGTTGGCTACCATTTAAACAATCGGCTATTAAGCATATCGCCACACACCAAACAGGTAAAAAAGGCTTAAAATCCACCTTACAGCTTAGTTTAGCCAAAGGACAAAAGCTGGTCATCGACCTATGGGACAGCTACAACCTTAGCCTATATCAAATTAACACCCTTGAGGTCGTCCAAGACAGCCGTAACCGTTGGTATGCCTGTATCACTATCAAAGACTACCCTAAAACACAATGCGGAACGGGTAGCGTAGGCATTGACTTAGGACTTAAAGACAGTGCTACCGCCTCAAACGGTGACAAGCTAACCATTAAGCAAACGCTAAAATATGCAAAACAATTAGCTATAGCCCAACGCTCAAACAACAAAAAACGTATCAAGGC from Moraxella osloensis carries:
- a CDS encoding YnfA family protein, whose protein sequence is MNQVLNTLLLFIITAIAEIVSCYLGYLMLKQHKPLWLIVPMTITLALFVWLLTLHPTATGRVYAAYGGIYIATALVWLKFVDGVSLTHWDSIGGLVILLGATIIILQPKSLL
- a CDS encoding lysophospholipid acyltransferase family protein; the encoded protein is MDINQTPLDPSQFGSNVPRRDDPNIAKLAAKYLKMRGWQLVGEMPNVKQLVMLAVPHTSNEDGWNAVMGILTLGIDVKLMGKKELFRIPVIGPFLKWGGMISIDRQKKGSTLQATLEQFNQQDQLWLALAPEGTRSYTDKWKTGFYHIAVGAGVPILPIAMDYKTKQIRFMPLFYPTGDYDADLPKILERYRGVLGKHFDKMSQPLQDLHG
- a CDS encoding FKBP-type peptidyl-prolyl cis-trans isomerase gives rise to the protein MSNNTVPVLAAVVLGALALSPVFIKSFGNDPQVAAIGSRQLAGNSAAINAQSSEVAKVGYSLGYMMGQNVKKDAKDLNPADINQGINDGFNGKESTMTREEMIKAVQTYEQNQIQKRLQDNQAKGEAFLAQNAKKAGVKTTASGLQYEVLKEGTGAQPKATDIVAVQYEGKLLDGKVFDSTAQHGGQPAVFPLNQVIPGWTEGLQLMKEGGKYRFYIPSKLAYGEQGAPQGGIEPNSVLIFDVDLLKVNPPADAAQPAAADIQAQLQQQIESMQSASQPAQ
- a CDS encoding FKBP-type peptidyl-prolyl cis-trans isomerase; this translates as MILGYKKVSLVTGIATGMLLAVTSISANAAPASTGTNKVASSVYVPKSTVTATSPALAQVGYSFGYLMGESNKDSIDDLNLDAFFQGFRDAYSAQSPNLDKKQMQKVLLDYQKNKEIAYAKEVQALAASNAAEGKQFLLQNGKKSGVKTTASGLQYQVLTQGRGKSPKATDKVKVHYEGRLIDGTIFDSSYKRGEPVTFPLNQVIKGWTEGLQLMKEGGKYRLFVPANLGYGEAGNADIEPNSVLIFDIELLQVNPPVTQPVKL
- the argA gene encoding amino-acid N-acetyltransferase gives rise to the protein MIDLPNTAQQNAAATPAYVTPPYVLWFRNFAPYINTHRGKTFVIMFNGEAVNHDNFSHLIHDFALLHSLGIKLVLVHGARPQIDANLAENHIETPMVDDVRITTKEAMPYILKAVGSIRLQIEAQLSMGLANSPMYGSRIDAISGNFVTARPYGIRHGIDYQFTGEVRAIDAEAIHNNLIHDHVVILGSMGYSATGEVFNLLAEDVALQAAISLKADKLIFLGEQTGIYKDGTHLLKEMIPHEVTRFLRDVPESSEIARFLRAASDACQYGIHRTHIISYAKDGALLEELFTRDGSGTLISHDPYEEIRRADIDDVVGLIELLEPLEEQGILVRRSRERLESDIENFSVIERDGMVLGCAALYPLNNQAAEVACVAVHPDYRNGSRGADLIAFLEQQARSRGLHELYVLTTRTAHWFVEHGFMEVPAESLPADRYAFYDNTRNSKVLKKVL
- a CDS encoding patatin-like phospholipase family protein, which encodes MKPLSFFALITTSICFTVTACTKTPVIPIQPIKPPVQPSAKPKIALVLGGGGAKGFAHVGVIKVLEKNGITPDLIVGTSSGSLVGSLYASGKSASELEDIATHVSNNELLDYSWSKQGFIEGIKLQNWVNTQVDNRPIEKLPIRFASVATDLTTKQKAVFDKGNTGLAVRASSSVYGVFVPPRINNKRYGDGGLTSLVPVQTAKQMGADVIIAVDVSSPPKNSHPQDFWALLDKTFAVIPNQANAAEIKWADVVIRPAVGDIGTTNTVAREATIKAGEIATLAKLSDIEQKIGKFQKLSIKKPLNH
- the recG gene encoding ATP-dependent DNA helicase RecG, whose product is MTLKPDIFNLPVTALAGVGSKIAEQLDQLGIERVFDLLLHLPRDYEDRSRLVNMCDVVDGQSALLQGTVVRVENKKMGLSVTLQDKTAQTTLRFFKVYRGLTETMAVGNTLRVFGEISISKYGTQISHPEYEIITGHQPLTNTGLIPIYPTVKYLHQNKLRSLIRLALQTVKQANPVMATMSDAEWQIVQSALSKQFPLLAGSHNPFGEFSLLEAISFIHQPPIYTDLNKQMLVLAALKNRSHPTCQRLIIEEMLAHQLSLLYRKQQLYQHKAPRCDATSALANRLLANLPFTPTHAQNRVVAEIVKDLSTSVPMLRLVQGDVGAGKTLVAALAACYALDSGWQVAVMAPTEILAEQHLNNFKSWFKPLGIGVGWLVGKQTAKAREKALQQVQDNEVQIVVGTHALFQEHVNFAKLGLVIIDEQHRFGVEQRMALVDKGLAHTTPHQLIMTATPIPRTLAMSAFGDMDTSIIDELPPNRTPITTVTISRDRRDEVIERIAANCEQGKQAYWVCPLVEESTMLDAQAAEATYADLNDRLNLNIGLVHGKMKPNDKQAVMADFKAGKTALLVATTVIEVGVDVPNASLMVIENAERLGLSQLHQLRGRVGRGTQKSFCVLLYQTPLSETGIERLNVLRDSNDGFVIAQKDLELRGAGELLGKRQTGFDSYYVSDLARDESLLIVAQAIAKYLIADENRKSQVQQYISHWTPDAIKYINA
- a CDS encoding RNA-guided endonuclease InsQ/TnpB family protein, producing the protein MKTLKLRIRDKHINQLNRLSGSVNFVWNYVNALSYEHLKRTGKFFSAYDLNEYTKGSGELLGLHSQTIQAINETHAKARKQFKKAKLSWRTNNPSSKRKSLGWLPFKQSAIKHIATHQTGKKGLKSTLQLSLAKGQKLVIDLWDSYNLSLYQINTLEVVQDSRNRWYACITIKDYPKTQCGTGSVGIDLGLKDSATASNGDKLTIKQTLKYAKQLAIAQRSNNKKRIKAIHAKIKNTRQDLIHKFTTQLVKDNALIVVGDVKTTQFNSKKGKLAKSVYDAGWFELKRQLTYKCENAGCRFEIVNERYTTQRCSCCGEITANSPKGRKSLGIREWICASCGTWHDRDINASKNILAVGLDRLVEGIPLL